In a single window of the Arachis hypogaea cultivar Tifrunner chromosome 6, arahy.Tifrunner.gnm2.J5K5, whole genome shotgun sequence genome:
- the LOC112805259 gene encoding protein MAIN-LIKE 1-like: MLKKSKSRNVDRPEFHIVKYIGYSDYGSRMLTCDHTVPPNRYNERAEKHLRLTGFYHVTQIGVVQCQKALINALVERWHPDTHTFHLSVGECAVTLKDVAMIFGLSTDGLPVTGMTLSSFDGLEAECLHQFRVLLRKLDCRGSGIKLTTILFGDKVGASVHWKYLPLLNDFASIGQYSWGSACLAHLYRSLCRASRFDCKEIDGPLTLLLCWAWMRLPYLAPVPKEPRSFPLANRWQNWERGDRVYRFFKLAHFRKALDELQEGQFVWVAYSADRVDPDIVPGPTFRNAS; the protein is encoded by the exons ATGTTAAAGAAATCAAAATCTAGAAATGTTGATCGTCCAGAATTTCACATTGTAAAATATATCGGCTATTctgattat GGTTCACGGATGTTGACCTGTGATCACACTGTCCCTCCGAATCGGTATAATGAGAGAGCGGAAAAGCATTTACGATTAACCGGGTTTTACCATGTCACCCAGATTGGAGTGGTGCAATGTCAGAAAGCGCTGATAAATGCTTTAGTGGAAAGGTGGCACCCGGATACACATACCTTTCACCTTTCGGTTGGTGAATGTGCGGTGACACTGAAAGATGTGGCTATGATATTTGGTCTTTCGACTGATGGTCTTCCAGTGACAGGGATGACTTTGAGCAGTTTTGACGGCTTAGAGGCAGAGTGTCTGCACCAATTTAGGGTCTTACTGAGAAAGTTGGATTGTCGAGGAAGCGGCATAAAACTGAC TACGATCTTGTTTGGAGACAAGGTTGGGGCATCTGTCCATTGGAAGTATCTGCCTCTGCTCAATGATTTTGCTAGTATTGGACAGTACAGTTGGGGATCAGCATGCCTAGCACACCTGTACAGGAGTTTATGCAGAGCATCACGTTTTGATTGTAAGGAAATAGATGGTCCGCTGACACTTCTACTGTGTTGGGCATGGATGCGCCTACCATATCTAGCACCGGTTCCTAAGGAACCTCGCAGTTTTCCGCTTGCAAACAG GTGGCAAAACTGGGAGCGTGGAGACCGAGTCTATAGATTTTTTAAGCTTGCTCATTTTAGGAAGGCCTTGGATGAACTTCAGGAAGGTCAG TTTGTGTGGGTTGCATATTCTGCTGACCGTGTTGATCCGGATATAGTTCCTGGGCCGACCTTTAGAAATGCGTCTTAG